Below is a genomic region from Papilio machaon chromosome 11, ilPapMach1.1, whole genome shotgun sequence.
ttttatttcacgagTAGCTTAACtgataattcaaaatttacattCCGATCAATTTATATTCGTATTCATAAAGATACAGAAAAAATTGATGTTCAAAGGCATTGGAGGTTTGGGAGAGCTTACCTTCTGTGCTGTTCGGTTCGTTCGCACTGGTCTCCGGGTGTCTGATCTTCACGACGCCGGAGACGCTCGGCACCAAGCTCCCCGATACCATGGAGGAAGCGGAGCAGCTCAGCAAGAAGAAAACCAAAACAGATCTTTagatgatataaataaacttagatTTTATGTATTTCGTACTTTATTATCCCTAATTATCTCTACACTACGGAGTTTAACCAAGCTTTCGTATACTGTATGTTGTTGCATGGGAGGAAAGCATCTTGCAGTCACACCAGTTCTTTCTCGTCTTTTTATTcttgaagaaaaaataataatctcaTCCCAGGAATAGTTTATTAGAGTAAACAGAAATTAGACGCAGACGCAGCCGATTGacgttgattttttttatgataaaacacCAATTCGACTTACTTTGCATGAAGATGTCCAACCAAAATTGTTAAGTAAggtaaacataaaatgttaagtgtagactaaattattaaaactttcatgAGACatcataaactattttaaacgGCCACAACACTCCCACTCACCCTTTAActgtggtagacgccagcaacagcAACATCAATTGCACgaattatattagaaataccacgaccagaAGACaaacgtgaagtggaagtaatttcgcgtttcgtctgatgagtgtggtgccggaggcctaattttagtcctctttcccttcccaccccttttcttataaggaaaggatggaaaggggaggtggatttgatggaggaagAGATGCAtgggaaggttaaatattcgcTTTTTGTCTTATCCTCCTTCGTctattgagggtaggcaatgcatctgcaattgcgaatggctatgggcagcggtcgcttcgccatttcggtgaattcatgtggccgcttgctcgtttgccaccctgtaatataaaaataaaaataaataaaatcacctTAATGAAGGATCcaggctcgaaactagtctgCGCTAAGACTTGACAAATATACGTAAGTGTTTTAACCGTTTGTATATTAGTTAACTGAAGAATTACTTAACAATTGcctattaaatatgtaaaaatcatAAACCTTGATACGGCCTAGTCCTTCAAGTCTATTATCAAATTTCCGTctatcaaaaattttataacccAAGACTAGACGGATTATATAATGACCTAGGTAAATTGTTActgataataattatcattcacggatataataaaaattcatgatcgattgaaaacttatttacactttttttttttatatgttacattaaaagAATGAAGTTATAAGATATATAACTTCAagctttcgtggtttttactaatataatgttcgtaagaaacgggattcttaccaggCTGGTTGCTggaacccgtgaacatggcgcatgcaactgtgccgaaatatcgggagctcaaacagcctaatcgtggtaagaatcccgtttcttacgaacagaaGTTATAAGAGATATAAagcaactgtttttttttatgatttcttATTCACATATTACAGTAATACatacaatctaatatataaaaatctcgtgtcacagttttcgtttccgtactcctccgaaacggcttgaccgattctcatgaaattttgtgagcatattcagtaggtctgagaatcggccaacatctatttttcatttttttttttttaactgcgcgcggacggggtCGCGGGCCACAGCTAGTAATGTATATCTTCAAACTGCTTGTCAAATGATAAATTTTTTTCACGTATTTTCTAGGATTCAACTTTACAACACAAAACTAAATatcatagtaaaatattaaattcaaacatatgAATAGCTTAATGTAAAAGGTATATCTAGTCTGAAGAAatctctataaataaatatgacgaCAGTCAATTCATGCGTATTTGCATAACGTTTTCCAAATTTGTAATATAGCCTTAGAATTTGTTTACCTCATTATAGTGACAATGTATTTGTCATCGATCATATCATTGAACTTAattgttatcattttaatttataataccaTAATAGAACAGAATGCACACTTTAGTACAAATCGAATGCTCGATCTAGTAAGCCGGAATGACGGTGAAGCAGAAACATAGTCCCAGGTCTAGCGGGGTTGAGGATGGGAAGACGCTGGTGCAGAGAATAGACCTGGATACCATCCTGGTGGAGGAGATAGGTCAGTTCGGTTGGTACCAGTTCAGGACGCTGCTACTCGCTGTGCTAATGGTAATCTTCGCGGCGTGGGCGGCGAGTGAATATGTTTTCACCACAGCTAGGATAAGTACaaggtatataaaaattctatgaaataaagattgcaacttatttttataaatgctttAATTACGATTTTGTAGGAATGAAGATGAATTGGAGATAAAATATGAGGCTCAGTTTAAGAActcaatatgaaattaaattaacacatCCATCACTAGAAGCTCAAACAAgctattattgaaaattagaGAAAATTTCAGATTACAATACATTTCAGATGCTTGATACCGGAGTGCGAAGGAGAAGACGCTATCGATTTCTCCCCGCCGTGGATTCTGAACGCAGTACCGGGTTCCAGCAGCGGTTCTTTCGACAGCTGCCAACGCTTCGCCAACGTGTCCGCCCTCACGCGACCCGACACCTGCCCTGCGAGTCTCTTCGATAGGCAGAGGGTTGTGGAATGTGAGGAGTTCGTCTATCAGAACACTGATACTATTGTATACGATGTAagtagatttatatatatcaggcataaaattttatatggtatgccttaaatactttttgagtaattaaatcataatataaagtaagaaTAGAACATCTTTAAATGTAACTgatgatatttcttttttttattttatatgtattcgAAAATAAAGTAGGTAAAATAGGAAAACGTCTTTATggggaattatttttaattctttaaaaatgattgaaaCGGGTGTGACCAGGATCCCGTCTGATGAGACTTTACTGATGCCTGTTTCCAGTACGGCTTAGCATGCGACGAATGGAGACGTACTCTGATCGGGTCTGTGCGTACGTTTGGTACACTCTTGGCTCTGCCCATCACCGGCTATGTATCGGATCGGTGGGGCCGGCGCGCGGCACTCACCATCAACGCCGTGAACACTGCTTGGCTCGGCACCGTTCGCTACTTCGCTGGCACGTACGTCGGCTTCCTCATCTCTGAAGTGGCTGAAGCTACCTTCGGATCTGGTGGATTCTCTTGCGCTTATATCTTGCGTAagtatattttagaaattttttGTACTGATTTAATTGCGAACGAATTATGTTGGGGAAAAAGTTATCCGTAAATTTTacgtttgttttgttatattttgctaagataaaatttttttttgtgattttgaTATAGATCCGTTTTGAAAACCTATTATAGTGAAAACTAAACTAATCGAGTCGCGACTTAGTTCATATATGTCACGACTAATTTGAGACCCGCCGCCGCCGAGGGTCCTTTGTCACTGAAATATCTCACGAAGGTCTTAATTTCAGTTCTGactatataattttgaaaactataaatacaaaatatttgtatacccaaatataattgtaaatgatTCTAAGACAGCATTTTTTCTctacaagtaaaaataaattcccaACATAAATCACTATATCGAGTAAGATTATGTCGTTTGTTTGttcaagaaatataaaatactaacagttgcctgcgactcctttaaaaaaaacttaattagtagccgatgtgttcttccagactatgttcgacacctgtgccaaatttcatcgagatccatgtagcctatctggagataccttcaaacaaacacatatccatccatccatccatctaaacatttgcattaatattaatatgataagTATGATTAATGATGAATGATTGGAACTTGTCGCAATTTCTTATCTCTATACATTTCACCGTAATAGCAATTACTTACTTATGTATAACAAATATGTAGCACGAACGTATATAGTAATAAcctagtttattttgttaacatatcttttaaccctttgaccgtcGGTCATTTATATTATGGACTTCAacgtgtattataaaataatatgtttaaccTACCCTTAAATACGTATAACCAAAACTTCTTCAAGTAtaagtactttgttatttatttctcaaaaTCTCATTTCGGATGTCTAAGCATgatcatatttcaataaacatgatttcttgtaattttatataactgtgCTGTAAAAGGGttgagaaatattttacgtaaaatacaatttttcacAGTGATGGAGCTGGTGGGACCTAAATACCGAGTCGCTGCGGGCGCCACCATGAACACTTTCTTCTCTATCGGCCAAATAACCATGGGTTTAATAGCCTGGGCCGTTCCTAACTGGAAAAGTTTCACTCTAGCCCTTTATATCCCACAATTCGTCACCATCTCTTATTTCTGGATCATGTCGGAATCTATCCGTTGGTACATGAGTAAAGGGAGATATGATGATGCAGAAACGGTACTGAAGAATGTTGCTcgagttaataaaaaagaattatcaGAGAAATCGATACACGCTTTAAAACAATCTGCCGAAGAAGAGAAGGTACGTCAAGCAGCAGAACAGGCAGAAAGACTCAAAGAACCTTGGCTGATAGTCTTGGTATTCCGGCATAAGAGAATCTTACTTCGTTGTCTAGTTTCGCCTGTTTGGTGGATAACCAACACGTTCATTTATTACGGAATGTCGATAAACTCAGTGAACATGTCTGGCAATCGGTACGTGAACTACATAGCTGTATCTGCAGCGGAGATCCCCGGCTACTGGACCGCTGTACTGCTGATGGGTAAGATTGGAAGGAAACCGGTTCTGGCCGGTGCATTCTGGGTCTGCGCCGCTTGTCAAATTGGATACATCTTCATGCCTGAAGGTAAGAATAGGTATAAAATATCTAGAATGTGTCAGTAATCGTAGATTTAGGTTGAATATTTTCAGTTATCGAAATTAATTGTTACAGAAATGATATGCAATTTTGAATCGTCATCATCtacatttgaaattgaaacGAAATGGGAATTAcgcatttattaatgttatagatagtaagattataataatGGAGCGAATTACTTTCACGATAAAACTCTAGCTTAGCTTAGCTCTAGATAGCTTACAATGTACTCGTGTCTGTGGAGTAATATCTTTTTTGACTGTAGACTAATCTTAAGAACTTTGTATAGATAAGATGAAAAT
It encodes:
- the LOC106709752 gene encoding organic cation transporter protein, producing MTVKQKHSPRSSGVEDGKTLVQRIDLDTILVEEIGQFGWYQFRTLLLAVLMVIFAAWAASEYVFTTARISTRCLIPECEGEDAIDFSPPWILNAVPGSSSGSFDSCQRFANVSALTRPDTCPASLFDRQRVVECEEFVYQNTDTIVYDYGLACDEWRRTLIGSVRTFGTLLALPITGYVSDRWGRRAALTINAVNTAWLGTVRYFAGTYVGFLISEVAEATFGSGGFSCAYILLMELVGPKYRVAAGATMNTFFSIGQITMGLIAWAVPNWKSFTLALYIPQFVTISYFWIMSESIRWYMSKGRYDDAETVLKNVARVNKKELSEKSIHALKQSAEEEKVRQAAEQAERLKEPWLIVLVFRHKRILLRCLVSPVWWITNTFIYYGMSINSVNMSGNRYVNYIAVSAAEIPGYWTAVLLMGKIGRKPVLAGAFWVCAACQIGYIFMPEDFYAVSLTLYLIGKYSIAMVMTSVYVYTAELYPTRYRHSLFAFSSMMGRIGSIVAPLTPAFGAAVWEDLPFALFAGFALLSGILVLITPETLGTKLPDTMEEAEQIGKKQST